One region of Bosea sp. 29B genomic DNA includes:
- a CDS encoding L,D-transpeptidase family protein — protein sequence MRLRRLAETVSATTLGLSLLLASATAQEATGDIGMPLPEQPALVILNSDTGPQKLDIPAPAEVTLDLRPSTSLQSADAAETREMVTGALSTRPDRTPTELDLDLPEPEMPPVDPALVKPAEPAPQPQLAKPSQIDLPPLPDVAVTMPPGLELSGRIAAQAEIAAALPRLSARERADIVAAYAANENRPFWIDGKDLGASGKQIVAQLGHAGDDGLRAGDYLLPVFEGSDKDSLAAADIRLSALAVLYARDARGGRLDPRRLSKLITPKLELPSATEVLSELAGAADAGAVLAAYNPRHAGYQHLKAKLAELRAHKPETPVARVPAGPTLKVGMRDARVPLIRARLGLGSSEEPVYDRSTALALADFQKQAGLRADGVLSDQTVAALAMPRSTRLESDIIAQMERWRWLPSDIGENRIVVNIPEYRMRVMHGDKLAYESRVIVGKPESATPVFSHRMEHVVVNPSWYVPPSILKKEFLPGLANDPNYAARRGYVVTRGKNGSISVRQPPGERNALGWIKFMFPNDHAVYLHDTPNRGLFGAGKRAFSHGCVRVENPFALADQVLGPEWTSERLKRLIGSGERTIKLPQPLQIHLVYETIVVDAAGAVTTFDDIYGFHRLVRNALEQRS from the coding sequence ATGCGCCTTCGCCGCCTGGCGGAAACCGTCTCAGCCACCACGCTCGGCCTCTCGCTGCTCCTCGCCTCCGCGACCGCGCAGGAGGCAACGGGCGACATCGGCATGCCGCTGCCCGAGCAGCCGGCCCTGGTCATCCTGAACAGCGATACCGGGCCGCAGAAGCTCGATATTCCCGCCCCGGCGGAAGTGACGCTCGACCTACGCCCGTCCACCAGCCTGCAATCGGCGGATGCAGCCGAGACCAGGGAGATGGTCACCGGCGCGCTTTCGACCAGGCCTGACCGTACCCCGACAGAGCTCGACCTCGACCTGCCCGAGCCGGAGATGCCGCCGGTCGATCCGGCCCTGGTGAAGCCGGCTGAACCCGCGCCGCAGCCGCAACTGGCCAAGCCCTCGCAGATCGACCTGCCGCCTCTTCCCGACGTCGCGGTCACGATGCCGCCGGGGCTCGAACTCTCCGGCCGGATCGCGGCCCAGGCCGAGATCGCAGCCGCCCTGCCCCGCCTCTCCGCTCGCGAGCGGGCCGACATCGTCGCAGCTTATGCCGCCAACGAGAACCGGCCGTTCTGGATCGACGGCAAGGACCTTGGCGCGTCCGGCAAGCAGATCGTCGCACAGCTCGGCCACGCCGGCGATGACGGCTTGCGCGCCGGCGACTATCTGCTCCCGGTCTTCGAAGGCAGCGACAAGGACAGCCTCGCCGCGGCCGATATCCGGCTCTCGGCGCTCGCCGTGCTCTATGCCCGCGATGCCCGCGGCGGCCGTCTCGACCCGCGTCGCCTGTCGAAGCTGATCACGCCGAAGCTCGAATTGCCGTCTGCGACCGAGGTACTGTCCGAGCTCGCCGGTGCGGCCGATGCCGGCGCCGTGCTGGCCGCCTATAATCCCCGGCACGCCGGCTATCAGCACCTGAAGGCCAAGCTCGCTGAGTTGCGCGCCCACAAGCCGGAGACGCCGGTTGCCCGCGTCCCGGCCGGCCCCACCCTCAAGGTCGGCATGCGCGATGCCCGCGTGCCGCTGATTCGCGCCCGGCTCGGCCTCGGCAGCAGCGAGGAGCCGGTTTATGACCGCTCGACCGCGCTGGCTCTGGCCGACTTCCAGAAGCAGGCGGGCCTGCGCGCCGACGGCGTGCTCAGCGACCAGACCGTCGCCGCGCTCGCCATGCCGCGCTCGACCCGGCTGGAGAGCGACATCATCGCCCAGATGGAGCGCTGGCGCTGGCTGCCGAGCGATATCGGCGAGAACCGCATCGTCGTGAACATCCCCGAATACCGGATGCGCGTGATGCACGGCGACAAGCTCGCCTATGAGTCGCGCGTGATCGTCGGCAAGCCGGAATCGGCGACGCCGGTATTCTCGCACCGGATGGAGCATGTCGTCGTCAATCCGTCCTGGTACGTGCCGCCCTCGATCCTGAAGAAGGAGTTCCTGCCCGGGCTCGCCAACGATCCGAACTATGCCGCCAGGCGCGGCTATGTCGTGACGCGGGGTAAGAACGGCAGCATCTCGGTGCGCCAGCCGCCGGGCGAGCGCAATGCGCTCGGCTGGATCAAGTTCATGTTCCCGAATGACCATGCCGTTTATCTGCACGACACGCCGAATCGCGGCCTGTTCGGCGCCGGCAAGCGCGCCTTCAGCCATGGCTGCGTGCGCGTCGAGAACCCGTTCGCCCTCGCCGATCAGGTGCTCGGGCCGGAATGGACGAGCGAGCGGCTGAAGCGGCTGATCGGCTCCGGCGAGCGCACCATCAAGCTGCCGCAGCCTCTGCAGATCCATCTCGTCTATGAGACGATCGTCGTAGACGCAGCCGGTGCCGTCACCACCTTCGACGATATCTACGGTTTCCACAGGCTGGTCAGGAACGCCCTCGAGCAACGTTCCTGA
- a CDS encoding DUF882 domain-containing protein, which produces MRLSARAGFLLATGASFLVLGVRGTQNAVANGDTRTITIKHMHTKEETTVTFKRDGRYDSAALEKLNWALRDWRIDEPIRMDPRLFDIAWEVHRKVGSDQPFHVVSAYRSPGTNSMLRRRSRGVAKHSQHMLGKAMDFYLPDTPTARMRETAMRMQRGGVGFYPGAHTPFVHLDAGSVRSWPRMTRDQLVRLFPDEKTVHLPADGKPLGGYEVAKAEILSSGGSVMGYAAGDFDEGAIMASGGGGKSFWAALFGGDDEEADARPTRGRAAAARRAPTQQPTVMAYAGDSNSGDGGRFAVFNAQPAQPEPSGRSVLRERSNRATTTTAPPPEETQVAALAPAQVAPPEPQKPAPIATALPVARPSGLMPPAPNPPTGSPQLAALAADATALPLPASEQKLILASLPPRRPTDLPGPSLETILTGKAVSAPLPPSRPVALASLSTEGLRLSDDAEDAVPAGAKLVAINHPMPPIRPRPPGAAPEQAGTTQIAVRPRSTPIAAEYNADRAGLDSLFAAVSAPEVPPVRRATVATARAKAGAEAQAKGWVAGASPAASLGFSAAEPSDVGTSGFSGPAVKALPTTFVQN; this is translated from the coding sequence TTGCGGCTGAGCGCGCGTGCCGGCTTCCTGCTCGCCACGGGCGCAAGCTTCCTGGTGCTTGGCGTGCGCGGCACGCAGAACGCCGTCGCCAACGGCGACACCCGCACGATCACGATCAAGCATATGCACACCAAGGAGGAGACGACCGTCACCTTCAAGCGTGACGGCCGCTACGATTCCGCGGCGTTGGAGAAGCTGAACTGGGCGCTGCGCGACTGGCGCATCGACGAGCCGATCCGGATGGATCCACGGCTGTTCGATATCGCCTGGGAAGTCCATCGCAAGGTCGGCTCCGACCAGCCCTTCCACGTCGTCTCCGCCTATCGTTCGCCCGGCACCAACTCGATGCTGCGCCGGCGCTCGCGCGGCGTCGCCAAGCACAGCCAGCACATGCTCGGCAAGGCGATGGATTTCTATCTGCCTGATACCCCGACCGCCCGCATGCGCGAGACTGCGATGCGGATGCAGCGCGGCGGCGTCGGCTTCTATCCCGGCGCGCACACCCCCTTCGTCCATCTCGACGCCGGCTCGGTCCGTTCCTGGCCGCGCATGACCCGCGACCAGTTGGTCCGGCTCTTCCCGGACGAGAAGACGGTGCACCTGCCGGCCGACGGCAAGCCGCTGGGCGGCTATGAGGTCGCCAAGGCCGAGATCCTCTCCAGCGGCGGCTCGGTGATGGGCTACGCTGCCGGAGATTTCGACGAGGGCGCGATCATGGCGTCCGGTGGCGGTGGCAAGAGCTTCTGGGCCGCGCTGTTCGGCGGCGACGACGAAGAGGCCGACGCCCGCCCGACCCGTGGCCGTGCGGCCGCGGCACGTCGCGCGCCGACGCAGCAGCCGACTGTCATGGCCTATGCCGGCGACAGCAACAGCGGCGATGGTGGTCGCTTTGCCGTGTTCAATGCGCAGCCGGCCCAGCCCGAGCCGAGCGGCCGTTCCGTGCTGCGCGAGCGGTCGAATCGCGCGACGACCACCACCGCGCCGCCGCCGGAGGAGACGCAGGTCGCCGCCTTGGCTCCTGCCCAGGTTGCGCCGCCCGAACCGCAAAAACCCGCCCCGATCGCGACCGCGCTTCCCGTCGCGCGCCCGAGCGGCCTGATGCCACCGGCGCCGAATCCGCCGACCGGCTCGCCGCAGCTCGCCGCCCTGGCGGCGGACGCCACAGCCCTGCCGCTGCCCGCCTCCGAGCAGAAGCTCATCCTCGCCTCGCTGCCGCCGCGTAGGCCGACCGACCTGCCCGGCCCGTCGCTGGAGACCATCCTTACGGGCAAGGCCGTCTCGGCCCCGCTGCCGCCGTCGCGCCCGGTCGCGCTGGCGAGCCTGTCGACCGAGGGACTGCGTCTGAGCGACGACGCCGAGGACGCCGTTCCCGCCGGCGCCAAACTGGTCGCGATCAATCATCCGATGCCGCCGATCCGGCCGCGCCCACCGGGCGCCGCGCCGGAGCAAGCTGGCACGACGCAGATCGCTGTGCGGCCGCGCAGCACCCCGATCGCTGCGGAATATAATGCCGACCGGGCCGGCCTCGACTCGCTCTTCGCCGCCGTCTCGGCACCGGAGGTCCCTCCCGTACGCCGCGCCACCGTCGCGACCGCCAGGGCGAAGGCTGGTGCGGAGGCTCAGGCCAAGGGCTGGGTCGCCGGCGCCAGCCCCGCCGCCTCGCTCGGCTTCTCTGCCGCCGAGCCCAGCGATGTCGGCACCAGCGGCTTCAGCGGCCCGGCGGTCAAGGCACTGCCGACGACCTTCGTCCAGAACTGA
- a CDS encoding glutathione S-transferase family protein has translation MLLVGMLDSPYVRRAAITGTLLGLDFEHRSVSVFRHMPEFRKINPLIKAPTLVADDGTVLSESLLIIQHFEDIAGRSLRPTDKAQRVRDLSLTGIGIVAADKAVSVEYERKRPEEKRYDNWQERILAQLHTALDLLDQAAQRGEIGAGPELRPGDIAAAIAWGFCRFVIPEFAPEARWPVLARQAAACEALPVFKAWPIDKE, from the coding sequence ATGCTGCTGGTTGGAATGCTCGACAGCCCCTATGTGCGGCGCGCCGCCATCACCGGGACCTTGCTCGGCCTCGATTTCGAGCATCGCTCGGTCTCGGTGTTTCGCCACATGCCGGAGTTCCGCAAGATCAACCCGCTGATCAAGGCGCCGACGCTGGTCGCCGATGACGGCACGGTGCTCAGCGAATCCCTGCTGATCATCCAGCATTTCGAGGATATCGCCGGCCGCTCGCTGCGGCCGACCGACAAGGCCCAGCGGGTCAGGGATCTCAGCCTGACCGGCATCGGCATCGTCGCCGCCGACAAGGCGGTCTCGGTCGAATACGAGCGCAAGCGGCCGGAAGAGAAGCGCTACGACAACTGGCAGGAGCGCATCCTGGCGCAGCTCCACACGGCTTTGGACCTACTGGATCAGGCCGCCCAGCGTGGGGAGATCGGTGCGGGTCCTGAGCTCAGGCCGGGCGACATCGCCGCCGCGATCGCCTGGGGGTTCTGCCGCTTCGTCATTCCGGAATTCGCCCCGGAGGCGCGCTGGCCGGTGCTGGCGCGCCAGGCTGCAGCCTGCGAGGCCCTTCCGGTGTTCAAGGCCTGGCCGATCGACAAGGAATAG
- a CDS encoding LysR family transcriptional regulator, giving the protein MSEIDDIRSFVAVVDAGGFGRAAHSLGLAKSIVSRRIARLEADLGTRLLSRTTRGVAATEAGLEFKARGERILSELAEAREAMAQQSEGVAGRLRLSMPLSFGYRHLAPVLAELAERHPRLELDVEASDRQVDLIGERFDAAIRIGSLKDSSLVARRIAPVKAAVLGSPGYFASHGRPETPLDLARHECLVYSGNSVVDWGFRIGRRWASVRPSGRLRSDNGDTLLRWAEAGLGIVLLPTFIASDAIRAGTVEHILWRYPMRESALHVVRPPGPYVPGKVRVLIDLMLERFGNTPSWDPCQAAVQAKIAAGELAPEDYPADEHQMA; this is encoded by the coding sequence ATGTCCGAGATCGACGATATCAGGAGCTTTGTCGCCGTCGTCGACGCCGGCGGCTTCGGCCGGGCCGCGCATAGCCTCGGCCTGGCGAAATCGATCGTCAGCCGCCGTATCGCCCGCCTGGAGGCCGATCTCGGCACGCGCCTGCTCAGCCGCACGACCCGTGGCGTCGCCGCCACCGAGGCCGGCCTGGAATTCAAGGCGCGCGGCGAGCGCATCCTGTCCGAGCTCGCCGAGGCGCGCGAGGCGATGGCGCAGCAATCCGAAGGTGTCGCCGGACGCCTGAGGCTGTCGATGCCGCTCTCCTTCGGCTACCGGCATCTCGCGCCGGTGCTGGCGGAGCTGGCGGAGCGCCATCCCCGGCTGGAACTCGATGTCGAGGCCAGCGATCGCCAGGTCGATCTGATCGGCGAGCGCTTCGATGCCGCGATCCGGATCGGCTCGCTCAAGGATTCCAGCCTGGTGGCGCGGCGCATCGCCCCGGTCAAGGCGGCGGTGCTGGGCAGCCCGGGCTATTTCGCCAGCCACGGCCGGCCGGAGACGCCGCTCGACCTCGCCCGGCACGAATGCCTGGTCTATTCCGGCAACAGCGTGGTCGACTGGGGCTTCCGCATAGGCCGGCGCTGGGCCTCGGTGCGCCCATCCGGGCGGCTGCGCTCGGACAATGGCGATACGCTGCTGCGCTGGGCCGAGGCCGGGCTCGGCATCGTGCTGCTGCCGACCTTCATCGCCAGCGACGCGATCCGCGCCGGGACGGTCGAGCATATCCTCTGGCGCTATCCGATGCGGGAGAGCGCACTGCATGTCGTGCGCCCGCCGGGGCCTTACGTGCCCGGCAAGGTGCGGGTCCTGATCGATCTCATGCTCGAGCGCTTCGGCAACACGCCGTCCTGGGATCCCTGCCAGGCGGCCGTTCAGGCGAAGATCGCGGCCGGTGAACTGGCGCCGGAAGACTATCCCGCCGACGAGCATCAAATGGCGTGA
- a CDS encoding nitroreductase family protein, producing the protein MLDKLKKRRTQYALGKNLPISETQVDALIREAVRLSPSSFNSQSSRAVILFGRESDKFWSIAKEALQAIVPAADFAGTAKKIEGFASGAGTVLFFEDQEPVKALQANFPLYAHNFPIWSEHSTGMAQLAVWTALADAGIGASLQHYHPLVDAEVAKTWNIPASWKLTAQMPFGSNEAPFGEKTFIDDEVRFRTHR; encoded by the coding sequence ATGCTCGACAAGCTCAAGAAGCGCCGTACGCAATATGCTCTCGGCAAGAATCTGCCGATCTCCGAAACGCAGGTCGATGCCCTGATCCGGGAAGCGGTCCGCCTCTCCCCGTCCAGCTTCAATTCGCAGAGCTCGCGCGCCGTCATTCTGTTCGGCAGGGAGAGCGACAAGTTCTGGAGCATCGCCAAGGAGGCGCTTCAGGCGATCGTGCCGGCTGCCGACTTCGCGGGGACTGCCAAGAAGATCGAAGGCTTCGCCAGCGGCGCCGGAACCGTGCTGTTCTTCGAGGACCAGGAGCCGGTCAAGGCGCTCCAGGCCAATTTCCCGCTCTATGCGCACAACTTTCCGATCTGGTCGGAGCATTCGACCGGCATGGCGCAGCTGGCGGTGTGGACCGCGCTGGCCGACGCCGGCATCGGCGCGAGCCTCCAGCACTATCACCCGCTGGTCGATGCCGAGGTCGCCAAGACCTGGAACATCCCGGCGTCCTGGAAGCTGACGGCGCAGATGCCCTTCGGCTCGAATGAGGCGCCCTTTGGCGAGAAGACCTTCATCGACGACGAGGTCCGGTTCCGCACCCACCGTTGA
- a CDS encoding Re/Si-specific NAD(P)(+) transhydrogenase subunit alpha — MKIGSPKELFAGEARVAMTPDSAQQLQKLGYDCLVETGAGLAAGFTDDAYRAAGVTVVETAAALWDEADIIAKVRPPETAEAERLKAGKTLISFFYPAQNKELLEFCKDKSANVIAMDMVPRISRAQKMDALSSMANIAGYRAVIEAGNNFGRFFTGQITAAGKVPPAKVLVVGAGVAGLAAIGTATSLGAITYAFDVRPEVAEQIESMGAQFVFLDFKGQQQDGAATGGYAAPSSPEFREAQLKKFRELAPQIDIVITTALIPGRDAPVLWTRDMVEAMKPGSVIVDLAAERGGNCELTKPDEKIVTPNGVTIVGYTDFPSRMAAQSSTLYATNIRHMMTDLTPAKDGKPVHNMEDDVIRGATVTFEGAITFPPPPPKVAAIATQKPKEKAKELTPEEKRAKEAAAFKAQTQSQLMLLGVGTVLMLIVGAYAPVSFMSHFIVFALACFVGFQVIWNVSHSLHTPLMAVTNAISGIIVLGALLQIGSSSWLVTFLAMISVLIASINIVGGFLVTRRMLAMFQKS, encoded by the coding sequence GTGAAGATCGGTTCGCCTAAGGAACTCTTCGCGGGTGAGGCACGCGTGGCGATGACGCCCGACAGCGCGCAGCAGCTGCAGAAACTCGGCTATGACTGCCTCGTCGAGACCGGAGCAGGCCTTGCCGCCGGCTTCACGGACGATGCCTATCGCGCTGCCGGCGTGACGGTCGTCGAGACGGCCGCCGCGCTCTGGGACGAAGCCGACATCATCGCCAAGGTGCGCCCGCCCGAGACGGCGGAGGCCGAACGACTCAAGGCCGGCAAGACGCTGATCTCGTTCTTCTATCCGGCGCAGAACAAGGAGCTGCTGGAGTTCTGCAAGGACAAGAGCGCCAACGTCATCGCCATGGACATGGTGCCGCGCATCTCGCGCGCCCAGAAGATGGACGCGCTCTCGTCGATGGCCAACATTGCCGGCTATCGCGCCGTGATCGAGGCCGGCAACAATTTCGGCCGCTTCTTCACCGGCCAGATCACCGCCGCGGGCAAAGTCCCGCCGGCCAAGGTGCTGGTCGTCGGTGCCGGCGTCGCCGGCCTTGCCGCGATCGGCACGGCGACTTCGCTCGGCGCCATCACTTACGCTTTCGACGTCCGCCCGGAAGTGGCCGAGCAGATCGAATCGATGGGTGCGCAGTTCGTCTTTCTCGACTTCAAGGGCCAGCAGCAGGACGGCGCCGCGACCGGCGGCTATGCCGCGCCCTCCAGCCCCGAGTTCCGCGAGGCCCAGCTCAAGAAGTTCCGCGAGCTCGCCCCGCAGATCGACATCGTCATCACCACGGCGCTGATCCCCGGCCGCGATGCGCCGGTGCTGTGGACCAGGGACATGGTCGAGGCAATGAAGCCCGGCTCGGTCATCGTCGACCTTGCCGCCGAGCGCGGCGGCAATTGCGAGCTGACCAAGCCGGACGAGAAGATCGTCACGCCGAACGGGGTCACGATCGTCGGCTACACCGACTTCCCGAGCCGGATGGCGGCCCAGTCCTCGACGCTCTACGCCACCAATATCCGCCACATGATGACGGACCTGACGCCGGCCAAGGACGGCAAGCCGGTCCATAACATGGAGGATGACGTCATTCGCGGTGCGACGGTGACCTTCGAGGGCGCCATCACCTTCCCGCCGCCGCCGCCCAAGGTCGCCGCGATCGCGACCCAGAAGCCGAAGGAGAAGGCCAAGGAGCTGACCCCTGAGGAAAAGCGGGCGAAGGAAGCAGCCGCCTTCAAGGCACAGACCCAGTCCCAGCTGATGCTGCTCGGCGTCGGCACGGTGCTGATGCTGATCGTCGGCGCCTATGCGCCGGTAAGCTTCATGAGCCACTTCATCGTCTTCGCCCTCGCCTGCTTCGTCGGCTTCCAGGTGATCTGGAACGTGTCGCATTCGCTGCACACGCCGCTGATGGCCGTCACCAACGCGATCTCCGGCATCATCGTGCTCGGTGCCCTCTTGCAGATCGGCTCGTCCAGCTGGCTCGTCACCTTCCTGGCGATGATCTCGGTGCTGATCGCCTCCATCAACATCGTCGGCGGCTTCCTGGTCACGCGCCGGATGCTCGCCATGTTCCAGAAGTCCTGA
- a CDS encoding NAD(P)(+) transhydrogenase (Re/Si-specific) subunit beta — MSIGIVSAAYISAAILFILSLGGLSNQESAKRAVWYGIVGMALAVIATVFGPGSGKLWLVIVMFAIAAAIGWQVAMKVQMTEMPQLVAALHSFVGLAAVLIGFNAHIELASVMRLDAVAREALTGFAGVLAHKTGVEISILKVEVFLGVFIGAVTFTGSIIAFGKLAGKVDGKAKKLPGGHMLNASAAALSLLLLILYVQGAGFWALFLMTLLAFFIGYHLIMGIGGADMPVVVSMLNSYSGWAAAAIGFTLGNDLLIVVGALVGSSGAILSYIMCKAMNRSFISVILGGFGNTTGPAQAIEGEQIAIDVDGVATALNDADSVIIVPGYGMAVAQAQQSVSELTRKLRSAGKEVRFAIHPVAGRLPGHMNVLLAEAKVPYDIVMEMDEINEDFPSTDVAIVIGSNDIVNPAAQEDPNSPIAGMPVLEVWKAKQVFVSKRGQGTGYSGIENPLFYKENTRMFYGDAKKSLDELLPKIA, encoded by the coding sequence GTGAGCATCGGTATCGTTTCTGCGGCTTACATCTCCGCCGCCATCCTGTTCATCCTCTCCCTCGGCGGCCTCTCGAACCAGGAAAGCGCCAAGCGCGCGGTCTGGTACGGCATCGTCGGCATGGCGCTCGCCGTCATCGCCACGGTCTTCGGCCCCGGCAGCGGCAAGCTCTGGCTCGTCATCGTCATGTTCGCCATCGCCGCGGCGATCGGCTGGCAGGTGGCGATGAAGGTGCAGATGACCGAGATGCCGCAGCTGGTCGCGGCGCTGCACTCCTTCGTCGGCCTCGCGGCGGTCCTGATCGGCTTCAACGCCCATATCGAGCTCGCTTCGGTGATGAGGCTCGACGCGGTGGCCCGCGAGGCGCTGACTGGCTTTGCCGGCGTGCTGGCGCACAAGACCGGGGTCGAAATCAGCATTCTGAAGGTCGAGGTCTTCCTCGGCGTCTTCATCGGCGCGGTCACCTTCACCGGCTCGATCATCGCCTTCGGCAAGCTCGCTGGAAAGGTCGACGGCAAGGCCAAGAAGCTGCCCGGCGGCCATATGCTCAACGCTAGCGCCGCAGCGCTCTCGCTGCTGCTGCTGATCCTCTATGTGCAGGGGGCAGGCTTCTGGGCCCTCTTCCTGATGACGCTGCTCGCCTTCTTCATCGGCTACCACCTGATCATGGGCATCGGCGGCGCCGACATGCCGGTCGTGGTCTCGATGCTGAACAGCTATTCGGGCTGGGCGGCGGCGGCGATCGGCTTCACGCTCGGCAACGACCTGCTGATCGTCGTCGGTGCGCTGGTCGGCTCGTCGGGCGCGATCCTCAGCTACATCATGTGCAAAGCGATGAACCGCTCCTTCATCTCGGTCATCCTCGGCGGCTTCGGCAACACCACCGGACCGGCGCAGGCGATCGAGGGCGAGCAGATCGCGATCGACGTCGACGGCGTCGCCACCGCGCTGAACGACGCCGACAGCGTCATCATCGTGCCGGGCTACGGCATGGCAGTGGCGCAGGCGCAGCAATCGGTCTCGGAACTGACCCGCAAGCTGCGCTCCGCCGGCAAGGAGGTGCGCTTCGCCATCCACCCGGTGGCCGGGCGTCTGCCGGGCCATATGAACGTGCTGCTCGCCGAGGCGAAGGTGCCCTACGACATCGTCATGGAGATGGACGAGATCAACGAGGACTTCCCGTCCACGGACGTCGCGATCGTCATCGGCTCGAACGACATCGTCAATCCGGCAGCACAGGAAGATCCGAACTCGCCGATCGCCGGCATGCCGGTGCTCGAGGTCTGGAAGGCGAAGCAGGTCTTCGTCTCCAAGCGCGGCCAGGGCACGGGCTATTCCGGCATCGAGAACCCGCTCTTCTACAAGGAGAACACGCGGATGTTCTATGGCGACGCCAAGAAGAGTCTCGACGAGCTTCTGCCCAAGATCGCCTGA
- a CDS encoding 3-oxoacid CoA-transferase subunit B: protein MAWTREQVAARAAKELQDGFYVNLGIGIPTLVANYIPEGVDVTLQSENGLLGIGPFPYEGEADPDLINAGKQTITVLPSSSFFSSADSFAMIRGGHIDLTILGAMEVAANGDIANWTIPGKMVKGMGGAMDLVAGVKKVIVVMDHANKAGESKVLERCSLPLTGQGVVDLIITDLCVMACDKAKGGGLTLIELAPDVTLDEVKAKTAAPFTVAPELAKAA, encoded by the coding sequence ATGGCCTGGACCCGTGAACAGGTGGCCGCCCGCGCCGCCAAGGAGCTGCAGGACGGCTTCTATGTCAATCTCGGCATCGGCATCCCGACACTGGTGGCGAACTACATCCCCGAGGGCGTCGACGTGACGCTGCAGTCGGAGAACGGCCTGCTTGGCATCGGTCCCTTTCCCTATGAGGGCGAGGCCGATCCCGACCTGATCAATGCCGGCAAGCAGACGATCACGGTCCTGCCCAGCTCGAGCTTCTTCTCCTCGGCCGACTCGTTCGCGATGATCCGCGGCGGCCATATCGACCTCACCATCCTCGGCGCCATGGAAGTGGCGGCCAATGGCGACATCGCCAACTGGACCATTCCCGGCAAGATGGTGAAGGGCATGGGCGGCGCGATGGATCTCGTCGCCGGCGTCAAGAAGGTGATCGTGGTGATGGATCACGCCAACAAAGCGGGTGAATCCAAGGTGCTGGAGCGCTGCTCGCTGCCGCTGACCGGGCAGGGCGTGGTCGACCTGATCATCACCGATCTCTGCGTCATGGCCTGCGACAAGGCCAAGGGCGGCGGGTTGACCCTGATCGAGCTGGCTCCCGACGTCACGCTCGACGAGGTCAAGGCCAAGACGGCGGCGCCGTTCACCGTGGCACCGGAGCTGGCGAAGGCGGCCTGA
- a CDS encoding CoA transferase subunit A, with product MTQKVYDSPAAALDGLLFDGMTIMSGGFGLSGNPESLIPQIRDSGVKNLTVISNNAGADGFGLWMLLQTRQIKKMIASYVGENKLFEQQYLSGELELELNPQGTLAERIRAGGAGIPAFYTRTGVGTVVAEGKPVEEFEGQLYVRETWLRADLAIVKAWKADTAGNLVYRRTARNFNPNMATAGKVTVAEVEEIVPVGSLDPEGIHTPGIYVDRLIKSTINEKKIEKLTERKRETA from the coding sequence ATGACGCAGAAGGTTTATGACAGCCCGGCGGCGGCCCTCGACGGGCTGCTGTTCGACGGAATGACGATCATGTCGGGCGGCTTCGGCCTGTCGGGCAATCCCGAGAGCCTGATCCCGCAGATCCGCGATTCCGGCGTGAAGAACCTCACCGTGATCTCGAACAATGCCGGCGCCGACGGCTTCGGCCTGTGGATGCTGCTGCAGACCCGGCAGATCAAGAAGATGATCGCGTCCTATGTCGGCGAGAACAAGCTGTTCGAGCAGCAATACCTCTCCGGCGAGCTCGAACTGGAGCTCAACCCGCAGGGCACGCTGGCCGAGCGCATCCGTGCCGGTGGCGCCGGCATCCCGGCCTTCTACACCCGCACTGGCGTCGGCACCGTCGTCGCTGAAGGCAAGCCGGTCGAGGAGTTCGAGGGGCAGCTTTACGTTCGCGAGACCTGGCTGCGCGCCGATCTCGCCATCGTCAAGGCGTGGAAGGCCGACACCGCCGGCAACCTCGTCTACCGGCGCACGGCGCGCAACTTCAACCCGAACATGGCGACAGCCGGCAAGGTCACTGTCGCCGAGGTTGAGGAGATCGTGCCGGTCGGTTCGCTCGATCCGGAAGGCATCCATACGCCCGGCATCTATGTCGACCGCCTGATCAAGAGCACGATCAACGAGAAGAAGATCGAGAAGCTCACCGAGCGCAAGAGGGAGACCGCCTGA